The Prochlorococcus marinus str. MIT 1214 sequence TCGTTTTCGCTTGAGTGTACATACAAGTCCTTACTTCGACTATGGATTCTTTTTCTAAAGATACACATAGGTACGCTTTCGCGTTAGTTAAAGCCGCTCGAACAATGCCTGTAGATATGGCTGAAAAGCTCAATCATATAAGGCAATTAAGATTCAACGTTCAATTAAAGGAATTGAGAAAAAGAATCAACAGAAGAATCACTTAGCACTGAACTTTTTACGAATACTATGTCTCTTTTATTAAGGATAATTAGTAGATGTCTTTCTATTACTTAACTCAGTATTTGTATATGTGGACGAGCTTCTATGCTTTTTCCTTAAGCTATTACGCCTGAATAAGCAATGGCTGTGAATATTGTTATCTTTGATATCAAAAAGAAATTTATACGCTTATTCACTTTTAGGACATTACATGGAATAAAAAAATCTGGAAAAAGCTAATTAAAAACAATGATGTGGTAGCTGTTATCGACATAAAATGTTGCAACTACAAATTTAGATATTGCTTTCTTATTGATAATTTCTAGTTCCATCAGAGATCACGAATCTGCCAAAAAAGTTATATTAGGTGAATTGGTATTGATGCTTTGCCTCTTAATAGTTGCAGTATTTAATACTCTTAATGCAGGAGTCATTGTTGATGCTGGTCCACCTCCACCGTTTTGGATTGTTCTAATTACAAACCCAATTTTGTGTACTTATGGATTACTAAAAGGTGAATAAATGAAACGCTTACTACTTCCACTACTCGCTGCTCTTGCTTTCCCTACTACTACACAGGCTGAAATAAGTGATGAAATTCATAAACGCTGTCTCGATGCTAGAGATTATTCAGGCTGCGTAAGAACAAACCAAAGTTCAAGTCTTAAGCTCATAAAAGAAATTACTGGTATAGGCGTTAATCTTTTCCTAAATACTGAAACTTCTGAAATAATAATAAAATCAATTATTAATGGAACTCCTGCCTCTAATGCAGATATTGAATCAGGTGACGTAATTCTTGAGGTAGATGGGAAGTCAACTAAAGGAGTGGGTATAGAAGAAGTAATTGAATTAATTAAAGGACCAAAAGATAAACCAGTAAAATTAGTTCTTGGAAGACCAAACCAAAAAGGAAAAAGGAAAAAAATTAAAATTCGCTTGGTTAGAGATACTTTTGAAATTCCAAATAACGAATATCTGAATCAAATGAAGATAAGAGAATGGTTGAATCGAGAGTTGCCATCAGACTTAGACTCGATGTTGCAGCGAAACGGAAAATCATTGAGATAACAGCGATCATCAGGGTCCTTTATTGACGGGATGATGTGGGTCATCCGAAGAGACATTTGCTATCTAGCATCAACTATCCCTAAATAGACAACTAAGGAATCCGTCCATGAGCCTGTAGCTCATCCGTAAATCCAAAAGCCAGTGGACTGGTAAGACGATCAGGGAAAAGAACACCATCCAAGTGATCATTTTCATGCTGAACGACCCGTGCATGGAAGTCTTGAAATTCTTCTGTATGGGAAGCTCCCTCTTGGTCTTGCCATCTCAGGTGAATATGTCTCCAACGCTGCACCTCACCGCGCAAGCGAGGTACGCTGAGGCAACCCTCCCAACCAGCGATCAATTCCTCTCCAATTGATTTGATAACAGGATTGATCAATACAAGTTCAGGTAAAGGAGGAGCATCGGGGTATCGAGGGTTTTGGTCCATACCAACAACAAGAACCCTCCAAGGTTCATCGATCTGTGGTGCAGCTAGCCCTGCTCCAGAACAAGCCAATTTAGTATCGAACAGATCGTCTATCAGGTCCTGTAGACGTTGACTGCCAAACCAGTCATCAGGGACTTCTTCTGCGCGACTGCGCAATGCCGGATGACCAATTCGTAGAACATTCCGAATCCCCATATACCAATCATTTCATCAGCAATAGTTTACCTCGACTAGGCGCATGTGAATGATATTAGTTTTGAAGAATACTTATGTCAGAAGAACCTAAAAGGATGGCCTTTCGCCTAGAGAATCTAGAAGATATATGCGAAGCTCAGTTGACTTGTAATTATTTTGGATGGCTCTGGAGACTACAGTATTTACTTTCAAGATTTCTGTTCCGTTTGCAGATTGGTCTAAGGGATTTGATAGTCCTGAGGTTGTTGCAATGCACGAGGCTAACGCAATAAAGCCCTTATACAGAGGTGTTTGCAAAGATGATCCTGAATCAGTTGTTGTGATCCATCAAGCAGAAGAGGGTATTGCAAAAGCTTTTTTTGAAGCAAGTAGAGGAGCTGTTGAAGCTACAGGTCATATATATGACTCAACCGTTATTACCAGTTACTTAGCAGGTTAAGAGAAATGGAAAAACTCTTTATTGTATGTACTTTTGACTGTTCCTTTGAGTACTACGAAGAAACTATTGAAAATTTTGTCAAAGAATATGGAGATGGAGTTGTTATTGACTATGACCTAAACAAAATCAATGATCATAAATCACACTCTTTCTATAACGTCACAAGCTTAGATGCTTTTGCGAAAATCCTCGATAATCCTTTTGCTAGGGAATGGGACAAAGCTAACAACTGCAAAGATATTGTTTATAGGCTAGAAGGACCTTTGTAGGGTCTTGTTAGACCAAATATAAATTTTCATAAGCGTCATTTTATTTATATTTCGGTATACTCAATTAATCAGTAGTAGCAAGCGATCTTGGTCGTAAAGGCCGTATCTAATTCTTCGGTTTAGAACATTTTAAATTCCATGTAGTCGAGTCAAAGTAAATATGTCCTTTGAAATGAATGTAATGTATTCCTCTTTATTTGATGCAGTATTCGCTGATTCATTCTTATCTCCTGTGAGAACAGTTTATGTAGTTTCTGATAGTCAGTTGGAAGAAATCAAACGAAGCCAAAGAGAAGAAGAACTCGAGAATATCAAAACTTCGCGAAAGAGATTGGAGGAGAGTTATCAGGCTCGTGTAAAGGTTCTTGATGATCGTGAGCATGAGCTTCAAGAGGATATCAAATCTCTTGCTCCAGCTAAGAAGGAGAAAGAGTAAGTCACTGCTTAGTAAATACAGTCAGTGGATGAGAGACGATCATGAGGGGGCACTTTGCCCCCTTTTTCTATTGCTTTCTCTCTGTAATACGAAAATTCCAGTTTGTATGAGAAGAAAGTCTTCGACACTTTTGCGTAATTTATTTTTTCTTCCCCTGGCGGTATTACTGACTGGATGCATGGTGCTGGAGGAGGTGGTAGCGGCTATGGAATAGGTGCTTTAGATTTTATGGATATAGATGGCGCAGGCAATTTCACTTGTGATTCTGTAAAAGGTAGTGGAGGTTCTACATCAGATTTTTGTACTACAGGAGAATACTCATATCTACGTGACTTCGATTCAGTCCTAGAATAAGTTGGGCGATGGTTTATGGCCTAGAAAGTTTATGGAGAGCCTTATCAGATTTTTTTAAAATTTTTAGAGCCTCTTTTCTTGAAGTACAAGCATCCGCTTTGGCTTGAAGTTTTAAAACTTTCGCGTGTTGTTTCTCTAAGTTCATCCAACATTGGATAAAAACGAAGAAAGCAAACTAGCAGCTTTAGACCATAACCGAGGAAAGCTGACACGTAAGGTTTTCTAATTAGTATATTTTGAGCTCTCCAATAGACTCCCCCTTTTTTCAAGGGGGGCACTAACTTTAATAGTTACTTTAAGCTCCTAATTTGAGTCTCGAAGTGAATTGGTTACGCCCTGTATGTAGGAAATGTAAGGCTTAACATTAGTTTTTGTTGACAAAAAAAGTAAAGACCCAATGAGCTTTTTATGATTTGCGAGGAAAGGAACAGGATTTCGACGACTGTCCCCTTCTCTGACTGGCTTGATCCGCAACACAGCCTTAAACCCTGTTACTTACTCTCGCATTTGATTAGTCCAAGTAGAAGTTCTCTAAACTGATGATCGGTTGAGGTAGGGCTTTCCTATCTATTTTTTCTTTGGCTTGTCGTAATTAAATTTGGTCAAAGCTTTGTTGCCTTGCCAAGAAAGAGTGCCTTGATAAATGTCCTCCCCTTGTAAAAATCTAATTACCTCTTTCGACATTGGATCAGGTGAAGATGAATCAGCTATTTCCTCTGATTGAACTTCTAAAGGACAGAAAAACAAAAGAAGACCAAGAGCAAGCGATAAGAGTTTTTTCATTGCTTTTGTAAGGGTTTCAATTCAATGAGAAAAATTATGTTTTTTCAATTGGTGCCATTGTTAATCCTTTGCTGACAAGCTGCTGATGATATAGCTCTGCCTGTTCAAGAGGGCCTCTCCATACTTTCGCCGAACCTTCCCTATCTACTTCGAAGGCAAGTTCCCATGATCTTTTTTCACTCATTCCTGGGATGATTGTCTCAAGACAATTAGCCACATGTTCAAACGAATTAAAATTGTCATCAAGAACTATTACCCTTGCTTCTGGATATTTCTTTTTTGTTGTCTTTGGATCTATGACTGTAGTAGTTATATCAGTAATTTGATCCATAAAGATGGGGGCCAAAGCCACAAGATAAATCAGCTTTCAGCCTGGCTTTCAGCTTAACTGCTAGGAGTTGATCTGCAAGAAAAATAGTTTACTTTTCAGCATCTTCTTTTTTAAAGAACATCCTTTTTTCATAAACTGTGGTCTAATAAATTTTTATAAATTTAATTGATGCAAACTTACGTAGTTCATTGGCAGTTCCCTAATCAAGAAGCACACATAAAAGGCTGTGATGCATTTGCTGAATATCTTGAAGGCGGTGCTGAGTATGACAAATTTGAAGGTTTTGAAGTCGTTTTAAGAGTTGTAAATCCTGAGGGTGCTAACGGATGGGAAATCGTTAAAGCCTCAGACCACAAAGCTGTTTGGAAATCTTGTCATCCTTGGTGTGCTGGATTTGGAGTTGATATTGAAGTGGTTCCAGTACTCACAGATAGTGAGTTTCTAGAAGTTCACAACGAAATCAAGTCGTAAAAGTTACTTGGCTATTAGATAGGGGTATTAAGTCCCCACAAATAAATCAACTGACAACCGAGCTTTAACCTTCTAATCTAGATACTCCCTTTGAGATGGTTCTTCATAGAAAGCTACCTTTTTTCATACCAGAAAATATTCAATTAAAAATTCTGGCTGCTTTTCTTGTTCTTCCAACTTATGCGTCAGTTTCTTTTGCTTGTTCAGTTTTTGTTTCTTGATTGGTTTTGTCTTTTGAACCAGAACAGCCACCTTCACCCCAACCCCATGCAAGAGATGGACTTCCAATAACTGAAAGAGCAAAAAACAATGAAATAACCTTTTTCACTTTGTACTTAAAAGTAGGCTCAACATCTTAAGAGCATTTTTCTTTAGCCGTTAAATCCATTCTAATCACACTAAACATTCATTAATGAGTTACTCCGCCATCAATGATGGTGATATTAGTATCTGTTGAATTTGCCCAACGTAATTTGCTTAGTTCTTGATATTCAGAACTATTAAAAGCATCAATTGCATCTTGCTTTGAGGGAAACTCAATAATGACTCCTAATTTTCCACCCTTTCCTTCAACAGTTTCGGCTTCCATATCTTTGGCAAAAACAGAACCACCTACCGAGTCAACCCAAGGCTGAAAGGCTTCAACATATTCAGCAAAAGCTGGATTCGTAACTGTTGTAGTAACAAGCCAAAGACCCTTAGCCATCAAATAAAAATCAATTCAAGAAATTTTTACATACTCCATCTGGTTTGGATAGAAATATTAGAGAATCAAATAGCGAAGCTCGCAGTTTCTTCAAATAACAAAAAGCCTCAAGCTAAATCGCTTCTACAGGAATGGCTTTTATTCCCCGTATGACATAAATAGGCTTTAGACATTTTTGCTAAAAATTTAATTAGCTATAGACAACTGTTTCCAAGAGAAGCTAAAAAGAAGTTCACTAGATTTTCACCTCTTGTCTATATCAGTAACTTCTCCTTGTCCTGAGACCACTATTGAGGAACTAGGAATTAAAAGCTGGCCAATCTGGACTTGTGAAGCAAGCTCTTTTGATTGGACTTATGACGATAAAGAGACTTGTTTGTTGCTTGAGGGTGAAGTCACAGTCACTCCTGAGGGGGGAGAAGCAGTAAAGTTTGGTGCAGGAGACTTAGTTGTCTTCCCAGCTGGAATGGACTGTAGATGGGATGTTCATAAGGCAGTCCGAAAGCATTATCAATTTGGTGGTTAAACTAAGTAAGCACTATCAAATCAGATGAAAAACATATCTAAAGTGATTGCAATCGGTATCGTTGCAATTTTTGTCCTTTCTGCCTTTGCGGGATTGTTCGGAACTCTTTTATCAAGCTAATCAATCTCACCATGATTTATAAAATCGTTAGACAAGATAAAAAATCTGACGAAATTACTCAGCAATCTTTCAACAGCTATGACGAGGCATACGATCTATTAGAAGAAATTTATTCCGATGTTTGTTGCTCTGATGCTGATTATGGGGACCGTCCCTATTATGAAATTATTGATATAAAAGAATGAAACTTATAGACAAGAATAAGCAACTAATTGCTTGGTATAAAAAGAAGCTTGGTCTGACTGATTATGGATTACTTTGGCTTGTCTTTTTTAAAGGAGTATTTGTAGCTCTATTACTAGAAAGATTGATTGTTCACTAAATGTTTAATCAAGAAGTCCTATTTGAATATCTAAGTTCACCTGAGGGAATTAATAAAATTATTGTAGGGATTATTATCGTTGGAGCCATTAATGCAATCTTTATAACTTTTAGCGTTCGGAGTACTTATGGAGCTGCAAAAATAGAAAGAGAAAAACTAAAAAATCAACAAGCTAAAATCGATAGATTATCCCCTACTAAACAGGAATAGAATATATGCCTTTTATAAAACTATGGAGAAGAACATCAAGAGGTAGACGTCTAAATATTAAACGTGTAATGTTTTTCCCTTTAATTGTTTATTCAGCCTATTTACTGCTCGATAGTTTTATGCCGTTGTTTATGGTTGGATTTGTGATTTGGTTGTTGTATAACTGGACTGGTAAAAGAAAATTTTGGTGATGAACCAAGTAGATTCATTGAAATGAACAAGTGAGAATATTCTTTTTGATTGCTATTCTTTTTGGTCTTACTTTCCCTAGCGTGCGAATAACCCTTGCAGCTTTATTGGAAGGGACATCTGACTATTTATATGATTCAGCGAAGAAGGAAAAGACTTTTATTCCCTATTGGCTGAAGAAGGTAAGAGATAACTAATCTTCCTTCTTCTTGTCGCAAACTTTTTGGTAATCCTTCTTGCAGTAATCGAGCACATGCTCAAGGTACTTGTCAGTCGATTCTTCGCACTTGGCTCGTTCAAGGATATAGAACATGATCTCATCTAATATTTCTGATCTACTTTTCATTGCGTTTTAGGAGTTCAATTTCTTTTATTATCTCTTGCATGGAATCATCTAAGTGGAAACCTACAGAAGAGAACGGGAAGTGATGGAAGCAGTTTGGATGCAAGTTAAAGGTGCATGTGAGAAATTAAAAAAAGAAACTAATGCCAAAGATGCGCACATCAGAAAA is a genomic window containing:
- a CDS encoding S41 family peptidase, which encodes MKRLLLPLLAALAFPTTTQAEISDEIHKRCLDARDYSGCVRTNQSSSLKLIKEITGIGVNLFLNTETSEIIIKSIINGTPASNADIESGDVILEVDGKSTKGVGIEEVIELIKGPKDKPVKLVLGRPNQKGKRKKIKIRLVRDTFEIPNNEYLNQMKIREWLNRELPSDLDSMLQRNGKSLR
- the def gene encoding peptide deformylase, translating into MGIRNVLRIGHPALRSRAEEVPDDWFGSQRLQDLIDDLFDTKLACSGAGLAAPQIDEPWRVLVVGMDQNPRYPDAPPLPELVLINPVIKSIGEELIAGWEGCLSVPRLRGEVQRWRHIHLRWQDQEGASHTEEFQDFHARVVQHENDHLDGVLFPDRLTSPLAFGFTDELQAHGRIP
- a CDS encoding DUF3764 family protein; protein product: MALETTVFTFKISVPFADWSKGFDSPEVVAMHEANAIKPLYRGVCKDDPESVVVIHQAEEGIAKAFFEASRGAVEATGHIYDSTVITSYLAG
- the clpS gene encoding ATP-dependent Clp protease adapter ClpS; protein product: MDQITDITTTVIDPKTTKKKYPEARVIVLDDNFNSFEHVANCLETIIPGMSEKRSWELAFEVDREGSAKVWRGPLEQAELYHQQLVSKGLTMAPIEKT
- a CDS encoding DUF3303 domain-containing protein, translating into MQTYVVHWQFPNQEAHIKGCDAFAEYLEGGAEYDKFEGFEVVLRVVNPEGANGWEIVKASDHKAVWKSCHPWCAGFGVDIEVVPVLTDSEFLEVHNEIKS
- a CDS encoding DUF1330 domain-containing protein; amino-acid sequence: MAKGLWLVTTTVTNPAFAEYVEAFQPWVDSVGGSVFAKDMEAETVEGKGGKLGVIIEFPSKQDAIDAFNSSEYQELSKLRWANSTDTNITIIDGGVTH
- a CDS encoding cupin domain-containing protein, yielding MSISVTSPCPETTIEELGIKSWPIWTCEASSFDWTYDDKETCLLLEGEVTVTPEGGEAVKFGAGDLVVFPAGMDCRWDVHKAVRKHYQFGG